In Geminocystis sp. NIES-3709, a single genomic region encodes these proteins:
- the hpnK gene encoding hopanoid biosynthesis-associated protein HpnK, producing MSRYVVINADDFGYSDSVNEAIITAHHQGILTSTSLMVTGKKAQFAVDLAKQNPSLAVGLHLVLCLGKSALPFSQIPHLVDKHGYFNPSAAIAGLKYQFIPQAKEELKQEIKAQLDLFKATNLPLSHVDGHLHLHTHPIVLQILAELASEYNIKFIRLPYEELEFTLNIDSSNVLLKRVYSFIFTLLRKYGENLLNNYGIKYTEKIYGLLQTGKINESYLLGLIPQIQDNIIEIYSHPQSISSDIELQALCSQEVKDLLSSKGFKLINYHQLEEKLSRC from the coding sequence ATGTCAAGATATGTAGTAATTAATGCCGATGATTTCGGTTATTCAGATTCGGTAAATGAAGCAATTATCACTGCTCATCATCAGGGTATTTTAACCAGTACAAGTTTAATGGTGACAGGAAAAAAAGCACAGTTTGCTGTTGATTTAGCGAAACAAAACCCTTCTTTAGCCGTTGGACTACATCTAGTGCTATGTTTAGGAAAATCTGCTTTACCCTTTTCTCAAATACCACATTTAGTAGATAAACACGGTTACTTTAATCCTAGCGCAGCGATCGCAGGTTTAAAATATCAATTTATTCCTCAAGCCAAAGAAGAATTAAAACAAGAAATTAAAGCCCAATTAGACTTGTTTAAAGCGACTAATTTACCACTGTCTCATGTTGATGGTCATTTACACTTACATACCCATCCGATCGTTTTACAAATATTAGCAGAATTAGCCTCAGAATATAACATAAAATTTATACGTCTTCCCTATGAAGAATTAGAATTTACCTTAAATATTGATTCTAGTAATGTACTTTTAAAAAGAGTTTATTCCTTCATTTTTACACTTTTAAGAAAATATGGGGAAAATTTATTAAATAATTATGGAATTAAATATACTGAAAAAATCTATGGATTATTACAAACTGGCAAAATAAATGAGTCTTATTTATTAGGCTTAATTCCACAAATTCAAGATAATATTATTGAAATTTACTCTCATCCTCAATCTATTTCCTCCGATATAGAGTTACAGGCGTTATGTAGTCAAGAAGTAAAAGATCTGTTAAGCTCAAAAGGTTTCAAATTAATTAACTATCATCAACTAGAGGAGAAATTATCGAGGTGTTAA
- a CDS encoding EamA family transporter, whose translation MLNSLILFILVISQVLGDVCLSQAMKIYGEITSFSPASILNILDYLITSSWFYLALGGLTISWFLYMFSVSKMDLSYVLPIHASSYICNALLAWLMLNETVTPVRWFATGIISVGVFIVGYSQYQTEKQAKKLSKTINIPNQEASKIIISLPFATVLPIMWLGVILMVIADSLGDLLNAKGMKQIGQMTSFSLTGIIQWLSKIFTNIPVLIGIFCQLIALLLFISLLSWDDLSLVRPASSISYLITLICAKYILHEKISRGRFTGICWILAGVVTLSLT comes from the coding sequence GTGTTAAATAGTTTAATCTTGTTTATCTTGGTTATCTCTCAGGTGTTAGGAGATGTTTGTTTAAGCCAAGCCATGAAAATTTATGGAGAAATTACCTCTTTTTCCCCCGCCTCTATTCTCAATATCCTCGACTATTTAATTACTTCTTCTTGGTTTTATCTTGCTTTAGGTGGCTTAACCATTTCTTGGTTTTTATATATGTTTTCCGTTTCCAAGATGGATTTAAGTTATGTTTTACCTATTCATGCCTCCAGTTATATTTGCAATGCGTTATTAGCTTGGTTAATGCTTAACGAAACCGTTACTCCCGTGCGGTGGTTTGCCACTGGGATTATTTCTGTAGGAGTTTTTATTGTTGGTTATAGTCAATATCAAACAGAAAAACAAGCTAAAAAGTTATCTAAAACTATTAATATTCCTAATCAGGAAGCAAGTAAAATTATTATTTCTCTCCCCTTTGCTACTGTTTTACCAATTATGTGGTTAGGAGTTATTCTTATGGTTATAGCAGACAGTTTAGGTGATTTATTAAATGCTAAAGGAATGAAACAAATTGGACAAATGACATCTTTTTCTTTAACAGGAATTATTCAATGGCTTAGTAAAATTTTTACTAATATCCCTGTTTTAATTGGTATTTTCTGTCAATTAATTGCATTGTTACTCTTTATTTCCCTTCTTAGCTGGGATGATTTAAGTTTAGTACGTCCTGCAAGTTCAATTAGTTATTTAATAACATTAATCTGTGCTAAATATATTCTTCACGAAAAAATTAGTAGAGGAAGATTTACTGGTATTTGTTGGATTCTAGCAGGAGTTGTCACTTTATCTTTAACTTAA
- a CDS encoding DUF760 domain-containing protein, whose amino-acid sequence MVFDSNFFQRESEATIKNTLVEYLQKQHPDTLERIAQSATPEVREIITHNVEGLLGILPSDAFNVQIVTDRQNLGNLLASAMMTGYFLCQMEKRKELDENIADTECL is encoded by the coding sequence ATGGTATTTGATTCAAATTTTTTTCAGCGAGAATCAGAAGCAACAATAAAAAATACATTAGTAGAATATTTGCAAAAACAACATCCTGACACCTTAGAAAGAATCGCCCAATCCGCCACCCCTGAAGTCAGAGAAATTATCACCCACAACGTAGAAGGTTTATTGGGAATTTTGCCTTCTGATGCGTTTAATGTTCAAATAGTTACAGATAGACAAAATCTGGGCAATTTATTAGCATCCGCCATGATGACTGGTTATTTTCTTTGTCAGATGGAAAAAAGAAAAGAATTAGACGAAAATATTGCCGATACTGAATGTCTTTAA